One window from the genome of Kryptolebias marmoratus isolate JLee-2015 linkage group LG1, ASM164957v2, whole genome shotgun sequence encodes:
- the marveld2b gene encoding MARVEL domain-containing protein 2b, with protein sequence MSSSGFGLATRFDRVREMPHYDQVPMGSPWPDFDPPPPPPPSHGRVPAVSLDPLPPPPLPVQPAVGPESFYPPSDDEPMEGDSDVMDIKPVHRFIPDSVKNFFRRGSSKGQSGSSHPKSDSPAPSSKKSVNGQTTAGVPCSPPNSSPPSPSLPGSYRDPYGGSGDSYISKKERDGLLLGAEAMDLASAVPSNRSTQTYQERVEEYHQRYAYMKSWAGLLRILGCVQLLLGGAVFACVCAYVHKDNEWFNMFGYSNPQLYGGLGGGAPGYGYGATSYTGPKTPFVLTVAGLAWIGTVILVVLGMSLYYRAILLDSSWWPLTECSINLVLAILYLAAGIVYVRDTTRGGLCNSPVFNNGVNGAFCRTEAGQIAAIVFLFINTVLYFISAGVCLKLWRHEATRMRKEALAQEMRTFDASLPMSVLNAGSQASAQTPLPTIQPDIMNASNANLTAAEPEILRGHIPAGHIPKPVVIADYVAKYPSIRSDEERDQYRAVFNDQYAEYKELHSEVQAMAKKFEEMDEMIHNLPPRPSSQMEKERINSILTEYQRKKSDPTYLEKRDRCEYLKNKLSHIKQRIQEYNKTTD encoded by the exons ATGTCCTCCTCTGGATTTGGTCTTGCCACCAGATTTGATCGGGTCAGGGAAATGCCACACTATGACCAAGTCCCAATGGGCTCCCCATGGCCGGACTTtgacccacccccacccccaccgcCCTCGCATGGGAGGGTTCCAGCAGTCAGCTTGGACCCCCTCCCACCTCCCCCTCTACCGGTACAGCCAGCTGTTGGACCCGAGTCCTTCTACCCCCCCAGTGACGATGAGCCCATGGAGGGTGACTCTGATGTCATGGACATTAAGCCAGTTCACCGCTTCATCCCAGACTCTGTCAAGAACTTTTTCCGAAGGGGGAGCAGCAAGGGTCAGTCTGGTTCCTCTCATCCAAAGTCTGATTCTCCTGCTCCCTCATCCAAAAAGAGTGTCAACGGCCAAACCACAGCAGGGGTCCCCTGCTCGCCTCCCAACtcttctcctccctctccctcaCTCCCCGGCTCCTATAGAGACCCATACGGTGGTTCAGGAGACAGCTATATTTCTAAAAAGGAGCGAGATGGACTGTTGCTGGGTGCCGAAGCAATGGATTTAGCTTCTGCAGTTCCCAGTAATCGGTCAACCCAGACCTACCAAGAGCGGGTGGAGGAGTACCATCAGCGCTACGCCTACATGAAATCCTGGGCCGGTCTGTTGAGGATCCTGGGTtgtgttcagctgctgcttgGAGGAGCTGTGTTCGCCTGCGTTTGTGCTTACGTTCATAAGGATAATGAATGGTTCAACATGTTTGGATACTCCAATCCGCAGCTGTATGGAGGGCTGGGTGGAGGCGCTCCGGGGTATGGATACGGAGCCACTTCTTACACAGGACCAAAGACTCCTTTTGTCCTGACTGTGGCCGGCCTGGCGTGGATAGGGACTGTGATTCTGGTTGTTCTCGGCATGTCCCTGTACTACAGAGCCATCCTCCTGGACTCATCCTGGTGGCCCCTCACAGAGTGCTCCATCAACCTGGTGCTGGCCATACTCTACCTGGCAGCAGGGATTGTGTATGTGAGGGACACGACTCGGGGGGGTCTGTGCAACTCACCCGTCTTTAACAATGGAGTCAATGGGGCATTTTGCCGCACAGAGGCTGGTCAGATAGCAGCCATAGTGTTCCTCTTCATCAACACAGTGCTCTACTTCATCAGTGCCGGAGTGTGTCTGAAGCTGTGGAGGCATGAGGCAACGAGGATGAGGAAGGAGGCGCTCGCTCAGGAG ATGAGGACCTTTGACGCATCACTCCCGATGTCTGTC CTGAATGCAGGTTCTCAGGCCTCTGCGCAGACACCCCTCCCCACCATTCAGCCTGATATCATGAATGCTTCAAACGCTAATCTGACCGCAGCtgaaccagagattctcagagGTCACATCCCAGCTGGACACATCCCCAAACCTGTTGTCATCGCTGACTATGTTGC GAAGTACCCAAGCATCCGCTCTGACGAGGAGAGGGACCAGTACAGGGCTGTGTTCAATGACCAGTATGCTGAGTACAAGGAGCTGCACTCTGAGGTCCAGGCCATGGCCAAGAAGTTTGAAGAGATGGATGAGATGATACACAATCTCCCACCCAGGCCCTCCAGCCAAATG GAGAAAGAACGGATCAACAGCATTTTAACTGAGTATCAAAGGAAGAAATCT